The following proteins are co-located in the Triticum aestivum cultivar Chinese Spring chromosome 1A, IWGSC CS RefSeq v2.1, whole genome shotgun sequence genome:
- the LOC123190911 gene encoding uncharacterized protein yields the protein MADNRSAAAAAVGPLLLPRKKSAAAQYTRSASHAGDELRSFRACLRWMCIDHTDGPRSAGSWAVFFLLAVAAPAAVTLALPASAPPRPLDGQVQVSLTLAATLAFLSLCSLLRVGLRRLLCIDRLRHDSDEVRAGYTAQLNRSFRVLACFLAPCSLADAAYKVYWYWAAAPFRSPWWNAAACALEAASWVYRTAVFFMICVLFRVICYLQVLRMVGFAREFGRFADVAVVLEHHRRIRDQLRRISHRYRRFIIFCLVLVTASQFSALLATTRPHARINIATAGELALCSVSLVAGLLVCLHSAAKITHKTQAITSVAAAWHADATIHAFDNDLEDPDPALPAATGYLAPANAYRVAPGEKSDGYGDAADDDDNMSEGSIDDSKLVPFQVNNMCFQKRQALVNYLENNRAGITVYGFVVDRTWLHALFMIEFSLVMWLLGKTVGIS from the exons ATGGCGGACaacaggtcggcggcggcggcggcggtggggccgctgctgctgccgcggaAGAAGTCGGCGGCGGCGCAGTACACCCGGAGCGCGTCGCACGCGGGGGACGAGCTGCGCAGCTTCCGGGCCTGCCTCCGCTGGATGTGCATCGACCACACGGACGGGCCGCGCTCCGCGGGCTCCTGGGCGGTCTTCTTcctgctcgccgtcgccgcgccggccGCGGTCACCCTGGCCCTCCCGGCCTCGGCGCCGCCGCGGCCGCTGGACGGGCAGGTGCAGGTGTCCCTCACCCTGGCCGCCACGCTCGCCTTCCTCTCCCTCTGCTCGCTGCTCCGGGTCGGCCTCCGCCGCCTGCTCTGCATCGACCGCCTCCGCCACGACTCGGACGAGGTGCGCGCCGGCTACACCGCGCAGCTCAACCGCTCCTTCCGCGTCCTCGCCTGCTTCCTCGCGCCCTGCTCCctcgccgacgccgcctacaaGGTCTACTGGTACTGGGCCGCCGCGCCCTTCCGCTCGCCCTGGTGGAACGCCGCCGCATGCGCGCTCGAGGCCGCCTCCTGGGTCTACCGCACCGCCGTCTTCTTCATGATCTGCGTGCTCTTCCGGGTCATCTGCTACCTGCAGGTGCTGCGCATGGTCGGCTTCGCAAgggagttcggcaggttcgccgacGTCGCCGTCGTGCTGGAGCACCACCGCCGGATCAGGGACCAGCTCCGACGGATCAGCCACCGGTACCGGCGCTTCATAATCTTCTGCCTCGTGCTCGTCACCGCCAGCCAGTTCTCCGCCCTGCTCGCCACCACCAGGCCACATGCGCGGATCAATATCGCCACCGCCGGCGAGCTCGCg CTCTGCTCAGTGAGCCTCGTGGCGGGTCTGCTGGTCTGCCTCCACAGCGCGGCCAAGATCACGCACAAGACGCAGGCCATCACGAGCGTGGCGGCGGCGTGGCACGCGGACGCCACCATCCACGCCTTCGAcaacgacctggaggaccccgaccccGCCCTGCCCGCCGCCACCGGCTACCTGGCGCCGGCCAACGCCTACCGGGTGGCCCCCGGCGAGAAGTCCGACGGCTACGGCGacgccgccgacgacgacgacaacaTGAGCGAGGGCTCCATCGACGACTCCAAGCTCGTGCCCTTCCAGgtcaacaacatgtgcttccagaAGAGGCAGGCACTGG TGAACTACCTGGAGAACAACCGGGCGGGGATCACGGTGTACGGCTTCGTGGTCGACCGGACATGGCTGCACGCGCTCTTCATGATCGAGTTCTCGCTCGTCATGTGGCTGCTGGGGAAGACGGTCGGCATATCTTGA